The genomic DNA ATTAAGTTAGATTTTCAAACCTCAACACAAGCCGCTCATATCTTTGCAAAAAATGCAATTAAAAAATTAATCAAAAAAAAGATTGATCTATTAGTTTTTGGTGCATCTGATTCAGATGATATAAATAAATATCTTAATGCGGCAAAAAAACTTAAAAACAATCAAGTAATTTATGATCAAAATGTTAAAAAAATTTTAAAAACTGGTCGCTCATTTATTTTTGCTTGTTATGAATCACTAAAATTATTTTTGAAAGAAGAAGAAATTCCACAAGATATTTTAGGATTTGAATACACAAAATTTATCATCAATAATACCTTAGAGATTAAACTAGATTGCATCAAAAGAACAGTTTCACATGCATCAAATGAAGTTTCATTAGTTTATGCTTCAGGAACTAAACTTCGAGAAATGATCAAAAATAATCAAGATATATCTTTATATTCACCTATGAGTATAACAAAAATTAAAAGAATCGAAGATACTTATAAAAAATTTCAAAAAATTGTTAAAAAAATTGATGCAAAAAAATTAGCAAATATTATGCTTGTTTCCGAAGGAATGGAAAATTTATTTAAAAAAAATATCGCTGCAAATTCATACGATGAATTTATAGAATTATGCACTTCAAAAAGATATAGTGCTTCAAGAATTAAGCGTGTATATTTATATGTTTTAAAAAAAGTTTATAAAAAAAGACAATTATGAAAATAAAAGTCTTTATTTTGCAATTGATCAAATTGTAAAAATTATTGCTGACAAAATAGCAGGGATAAATAAACTTAAAAATATTTTTCAAACATTGCTTTTTTTGTTTTGCTTATTTGAATTCTTGTTTGTAAAATTAATTTGTTTATTTTTTTGTAATTGATTAAGATCTTTTTCATTGCCCAAAGGAAGATTATCATATTTCAAAAAGGCTTTTATTTCTTTGAATAATTTTTGATTTTTTTCAATGTTTCAACCAATTTTTTCATTATCTTTGTTTGAACTTAAAATTGAATCAACTTTTTTCTTTGAATTTAAATTCAATAATTTTAGACATTGAAAATATTCATTTTTGAATGGTTTTACAAGCTTAGCAACATTTTTCTTTTTCTGTGATTGATATTCGATATTTGAATATATATCATTCAATTCAGGAATAATAAATTTGAATATTGTCTCATTTAAATAATTAGTTTTTTTAAAAATTTTAATATGTAAAACAAGACGCTCTAAAAGATTACAATAAACCAATTTATCAAATGGTTGATATTGTGGATGGTGTATAATTGCTTGATTGTTTGATAAAAATCCATTTTCATTTTCATCAATATGATGAACATAAAGTCCTTGGTTTGCTTTTTTAAAATCATTGTTTACAGAAATTAAATTATTTCCTAAAATATAAAAATAATTGCCTGGAACAAATCCATATTTATCTAATAAATATTCAATGCACTCTTCATAATCCGAATTTAATAATTTTATAATTTCAGCCATTAATTTAAATTATATTACATCAATAAAAAATCAAGGTCAAATATTGCATAACCTTGATTTTTTTGAATGTTTTATATTGAATTTTATTGATTTCAATTTTATTTATAAACTTTTAAATTCTTCAGTTGCTTCAATCAATGCAGTTGCTATTTTTTCTTCTTTTGAAGAATGCCCTCCTGTGACAATTTGCAATTTTGAATTTGGAAGATTTTTATGCAATAAGTATGCTCCTTCAGGACGGCAAATTAAATCATATCGTCCATGAACAATAATAGTTGGGATGTTTTTAATTTTTGCAATATTTTTTAAAATATAATTATCTTCCAAGAAAATATGGTTAATGAAATAATGGTTTTCAATTCTTGCAAGTTCTAGATTTGCTTTGTTATCCATTAAAATTGTTTCAATGTCAGGAAGTTGTTCAATTGCAACGGCTCCAAGTTCTCATTTTGCTCAATGATATGCAGCTTTGTAGGCAATGTCAATGTCATTGCTATTTAAGTACTTATGATATGCCTTAATTAAATCATTTCTTTCTTCGGGTAAAACAAATGAAGAAAATTCATCAAATGCTTCTGGCATAAAAAAAGAGGTTCCTTTTTGGTATAAAAATTCATTGTCTTCATCACGACCTAAAAAAATTCCCCGAAGAATTAATCCTTTAGTAGCATTAGGATAATTGATTGCATAGATTAAACTTAAACATGACCCTCATGATCCTCCAAATAAAATTCATTTTTCAATATTTAAATGAATTCTTAAAGCTTCAATATCATTTACCAAATCAAGTGTAGTATTTTGCTTAATTTCAGCTGATGGAAGTGATTTGCCACATCCTCTTTGATCAAAAAGAATAATTCGGTAATGTTTTGGATCAAAATATTGGCGACTTGATTCAGAAATTCCTCCACCCGGACCACCATGCACAAACAAAATTGGACTACCCTTTGGATTGCCAACTTCTTCATAATAAATTTGATGAATATCACTTACTTTTAAATATCCTTTTTTGTATGGTTCAATTGGATCAAACATTTTTTTCTCCTTAATATAAATTATTTAAGTTTTTTATGTATCTTTAATTTATTTTGGTATTTTTTATTAGTTTGTTTTTTTTATTTTCAATTCATAAAAGAATCATTTTATGACTGAAGTATATAGGAATTAAAACAAGTGGTAAACCAAGACCATATGCAATCAACTGTGGTGAATTAAGTATTTCTTCATATCCTTTAAAAGCAATTGAGATTTTTTTAACAAAAACAACTAGTAATAAAAATGCTAATGAGAATATTACTGAAAAATAGACTTTTCAATAATAAAATGGATTAGAAAAAATAATTGGTTTTTTTGACATCAGATTTATTGAGTTAAATGTTGCAGCAATACCTAAAACCAAAAAGGCAGTTGTTGATGCAGCTTTTAGAATGTCTTGACCATTATCACCATTATTTTTTGCCCATAAAGCACCCAAATAATAGCCAACCATTGAAATTATTCCAACCAATATTCCTTGTCATAATGTGTTTCAACCCATGTTTCTTGCAAAAATTGATTCATTTTTTGCAATTGGTAAATTATTCATGTAATTTTCTTTAGAATTTTGCAATCCTAATGCAATGGCTGGAAAACCATGAGTAAATAAATTGATTCATAGCAATTGTGTGGCTGAAAGAATATAAATATCCTTTCCTCTTAATTGTTCCCAATTTTTAAAAATTAGTCCGAAAATTAATAATCCAAATAAAACAAGAATAATTTCGGCAATTGATGTAATTAATAAATTTTGAATAACATTTTTAATTTTTTGATAAATTGAACGACCATTTTTAACAGCAGATACAATCGTTGAGAAATTATCATCTGCTAAAACCATATTTGCAGCTTGTTTTGCTGCCTCAGTTCCAGTTTTCCCCATTGCACAACCAATATCTGCTGTTTTTAGGGCAGGAGCATCATTAACACCATCCCCTGTCATTGCAACAATTTTTTCTTTTTTTTGTAAAGCATTGACAATTCTTAATTTATCATTTGGTGCAACACGAGCATAAACACTATATTTTTCAACATTAGCAATTAATTCTTCGTCACTAAATTTCTGTAACTCATCTCCTGTAATTGCTAAATCATTAGTTTTGTAGATATTCAAACTTCTTGCAATTGCAACTGCAGTATTGATATTATCCCCAGTAATCATGATCGGTTTTATTCCTGCTCTTTGACAAATTTCAATTGCTTCTTTGGCTTCTTGTCTTGGGGGATCAATCATTGCAACTAGTCCATCAAAATAAAGATTATTTTCTAAATAGTTTATTTGTTCTTCTGAATTTTTTTGTAAAAGATTATTAAATTCTTTTTCTGTAATTTCTTTTGAAGCAATTGCTAAAACCCGAAATGCCTCATTTGATCATTGATCATTAATTGTTAAAATTTGTTTCTTTTCAATGCTTGAATTATTTAATTTTTTAATTAAAATATCTGGTGCTCCCTTAACAATAACAATCAATTTATTATTGATTTTATTGATTGAGGTCATCGATTTACGTTCTGAATCAAAAGGCAATACAAAAATTCTTTGGTATTGAGTATCTAAAAGTTTTTTTTCTTTAAATTCTGAATATTTTTTTAATTGATACAAAAAAGCAACTTCAGTTGGATCACCAATTGTTTTTTCTTCATTGTTTTTGAAAATTAAATTTGCTTCAGAGCACATTGAACCATATTCAATCAATTTTAAAAAATTTTTATTCATTTGTTGATTTGGAATATCACTAAATTTTTGGTCATTCAATGTGAATAAATCAACAATTGTCATTTTATTTTGAGTTAATGTCCCTGTCTTATCTGAACAAATTACACTACAACTTCCCAGTGTTTCCACTGTCATTAAATCTTTAACAATTGCATTTTGCTTTGCCATTCTTTGGATGCCAATCACTAGAATAATTGAAGTAAAAGCAATTAATCCCTCTGGAATTGCGGCAACTGACAAAGAAACACCATTAACAATTACATTGCTTCAAAAGTATAATTCTTTGTAGTACGCTGTATTTGGAATAGCAAAAAGAATTTGCATAAGTACACTACATAAAAATAATCCAATTCCTAAATAACCAAAAATTTTTCCCAATTTATTGATTTTATTTTGTAGTGGACTTAAAGCTTCTTTTTGTTTGCTAACCATTGTTGAAATTTTTCCTAATTCTGTTTGTTCACCAATTGCACTAACAACAAAATAACCAGTTCCCGTTGCTACAATTGAAGATGAATAAACCATAAATTTCCGCTCAGCAATTGCCAGATTAAGATTCTTTTTTGCTAAATAATCTTTTAATGATGGTTCACTTTCACCAGTTAATGAAGCTTCAATTACTGACAAATTTGATGAAAAAGTCAAGTATCCATCTGCAGGGATTACATCACCTGCTTCAATCATAACAATATCACCAATTGTAATTTCTTCTGAATCAATTAAAATTAAATTGTTATTTCTGATAACTTTAGCCTTGAGTGGATTTAATTTTGACAATGAATCAACAGCCTTAGCACTTTTTATTTCTTGAATAGCACCAATCAAGGAATTGGTTAAAACAACAAATAAGATTATTGTTGGTTCAACAAATTCAACAATTAATTCAGTGTTAAAGACTCAATTTTTATTGATACCACTAACAATTGCTAAAACATACGAAAGCAATGCAGCACATAATAAGATAATAACCAAAACATCTTTAAATTGACCTAAATAAACTAAAAATGGATTGATCTTTTTAGTTTGTTTTAATTTATTTAATCCAAACTTTTTTTGCCTTTCTAAAACGTCTTCTTTATTCAACCCATTTTTCATTGATGTTTGCAGTAAATGATCGTTATTTTCTATAACTTGCTCTTCATTGTTTTTTTTAGATTTTCTTTCTTTATTTGGAGTCATATTTAAAAATTTTATAGCAATTTTAAATTGTTATTTTTAAATAAAATTATTTAAAACAATATTTTATTTGTTAATTATTTATTATTTAAATTAATTTTTAGGTTTATTTTATTTAATTGCTTATTTAAAATAAGATATATAATTTTTTTGAAAAATATGGGCAATTACCCAAGTGGCTTAAGGGGGCAGTCTCGAAAATTGCTAGGAGTTAATAGCTCGCAAGGGTTCAAATCCCTTATTGCCCGCCAGATCATAAAAATATGAAAATAAAAAAGATATAACTTTTTCTTAGATGTGAAGTTATATCTTTTTTAATATTTATTGTTGTTGTGAATTAGTTGTTATCATTGATTTTTTAAATTTTTCAGGAAGATTATTTTGTTTATTATTCATAGGTGAATTTTTAGCAAATTCAGAATAGTCTTTTATTTTTTCTACTTTCCAATTATTTATAATTTTGTCAAATGCTATTGCATTATAGAACATATAAGACATATCTGTCACATTTTCTGTTTTTCATTCTTTGAGTTCTTGATTAAAATTAGTTGCATTAGTAAACATAAAACTCATATCAGTAACTTTTGAAGTATTCCATTTTCCAATTGGTTGATTGAAATGTGTTGCATTATGAAACATAAATGCCATGCCAGTAACTTCATTTGTTTTTCAATTTGAAATATCATGATTGAATTTATTGGCAAAATAAAACATTGCTCGCATTGTTGTTACCTTATTTGTTTTTCAATTTGAAATATCCTGATTGAAGGAATTAGCATTATAAAATGTGTTTGACATTGAAGTTATATTTGAAGTATCTCAATCTTCAATACCTTCAATTTTTTCATTTTGGTTGTTTTTGAAAGCTTCTTCTAGACTTGTAATTATTGATGGCAATTTGTTTGGTACTTTTTTTATTGTTTTAGGAAAAGTTATAATTCTAAACTCATCTTTGTTATGATGGTAACCAATTTGAGTAATCTCAGTTGCATCTAAATTTGATAAATTAAAATCAAAAGTAGTTTTTTCTTTCCCAAATTTATCAATATATTTTGTTGCTTTTTTACCAGGGGTTACCATTCCTAAATCAAGTTTTAGAGTTTTGGTTCCAACTGAAAATTCAATCTCTTCTTTGTCCTCGTTTGCGTCTTGTTTAGCTTTTGGAGTTATCTTTTTATTCTCATCAGAGATTCTAAATTTTGTATCTTCACGATCTAATTTTGCTTTTAAATTTTCAAAAATTTCTTCAAATGTGTCAACAGTTGTAATTTTATTTTGAAATTCTTTATTTCATAAATTCTTTACAAGTTCAATAGTT from Metamycoplasma alkalescens includes the following:
- a CDS encoding nucleotidyltransferase; translated protein: MKKIGLIAEFNPFHNGHIYLINQIKKKYPDAKLIVALSSNYTQRGEIACASFQKRKRICKKYGVDQVIKLDFQTSTQAAHIFAKNAIKKLIKKKIDLLVFGASDSDDINKYLNAAKKLKNNQVIYDQNVKKILKTGRSFIFACYESLKLFLKEEEIPQDILGFEYTKFIINNTLEIKLDCIKRTVSHASNEVSLVYASGTKLREMIKNNQDISLYSPMSITKIKRIEDTYKKFQKIVKKIDAKKLANIMLVSEGMENLFKKNIAANSYDEFIELCTSKRYSASRIKRVYLYVLKKVYKKRQLWK
- the pip gene encoding prolyl aminopeptidase, with protein sequence MFDPIEPYKKGYLKVSDIHQIYYEEVGNPKGSPILFVHGGPGGGISESSRQYFDPKHYRIILFDQRGCGKSLPSAEIKQNTTLDLVNDIEALRIHLNIEKWILFGGSWGSCLSLIYAINYPNATKGLILRGIFLGRDEDNEFLYQKGTSFFMPEAFDEFSSFVLPEERNDLIKAYHKYLNSNDIDIAYKAAYHWAKWELGAVAIEQLPDIETILMDNKANLELARIENHYFINHIFLEDNYILKNIAKIKNIPTIIVHGRYDLICRPEGAYLLHKNLPNSKLQIVTGGHSSKEEKIATALIEATEEFKSL
- a CDS encoding cation-translocating P-type ATPase, with amino-acid sequence MTPNKERKSKKNNEEQVIENNDHLLQTSMKNGLNKEDVLERQKKFGLNKLKQTKKINPFLVYLGQFKDVLVIILLCAALLSYVLAIVSGINKNWVFNTELIVEFVEPTIILFVVLTNSLIGAIQEIKSAKAVDSLSKLNPLKAKVIRNNNLILIDSEEITIGDIVMIEAGDVIPADGYLTFSSNLSVIEASLTGESEPSLKDYLAKKNLNLAIAERKFMVYSSSIVATGTGYFVVSAIGEQTELGKISTMVSKQKEALSPLQNKINKLGKIFGYLGIGLFLCSVLMQILFAIPNTAYYKELYFWSNVIVNGVSLSVAAIPEGLIAFTSIILVIGIQRMAKQNAIVKDLMTVETLGSCSVICSDKTGTLTQNKMTIVDLFTLNDQKFSDIPNQQMNKNFLKLIEYGSMCSEANLIFKNNEEKTIGDPTEVAFLYQLKKYSEFKEKKLLDTQYQRIFVLPFDSERKSMTSINKINNKLIVIVKGAPDILIKKLNNSSIEKKQILTINDQWSNEAFRVLAIASKEITEKEFNNLLQKNSEEQINYLENNLYFDGLVAMIDPPRQEAKEAIEICQRAGIKPIMITGDNINTAVAIARSLNIYKTNDLAITGDELQKFSDEELIANVEKYSVYARVAPNDKLRIVNALQKKEKIVAMTGDGVNDAPALKTADIGCAMGKTGTEAAKQAANMVLADDNFSTIVSAVKNGRSIYQKIKNVIQNLLITSIAEIILVLFGLLIFGLIFKNWEQLRGKDIYILSATQLLWINLFTHGFPAIALGLQNSKENYMNNLPIAKNESIFARNMGWNTLWQGILVGIISMVGYYLGALWAKNNGDNGQDILKAASTTAFLVLGIAATFNSINLMSKKPIIFSNPFYYWKVYFSVIFSLAFLLLVVFVKKISIAFKGYEEILNSPQLIAYGLGLPLVLIPIYFSHKMILLWIENKKNKLIKNTKIN
- a CDS encoding BspA family leucine-rich repeat surface protein, with amino-acid sequence MVTPGKKATKYIDKFGKEKTTFDFNLSNLDATEITQIGYHHNKDEFRIITFPKTIKKVPNKLPSIITSLEEAFKNNQNEKIEGIEDWDTSNITSMSNTFYNANSFNQDISNWKTNKVTTMRAMFYFANKFNHDISNWKTNEVTGMAFMFHNATHFNQPIGKWNTSKVTDMSFMFTNATNFNQELKEWKTENVTDMSYMFYNAIAFDKIINNWKVEKIKDYSEFAKNSPMNNKQNNLPEKFKKSMITTNSQQQ